TGCATCTACAGAcatttgagattttcaatttgttttggGGATAGAAGCTGTGGGAAGCTCGTGGTTGTCAGAGGTTCCCACAGCAGGTATCCGgtgttctgtgttttctttcacttccaGTTCAGGTGTCTCTTAAagcccagcccctgcagtgGGGTTTGGGTAAGTGGCTTTCTTGTGACAAAGGGCACGTGTCACCTGTTGGtgtcccttcctcccctgctgcGGGTGCTGGCCCTGGCCTGGGCTCTGTttgatctgctgctgcttttgttagTAAAAGCAGGGTGTAGGGTGACAAATGTTTTGGGCTGTGGCTCTCCTGGGAATTTCTCCCAGCAGGAGAAAAACATCTTAGATGAGGCCAAAATCTTGCTTGGAGGTTAAGACAGAATTGAATAGAACATACTGatgttttggaggttttttccacgagtttttaattttattgttgtTCTCTTGATATGCCCTCTGTGACTCATTTGGTACACGATCCTTACAGCAAATCCTGCTGTGTGCTCCAGTAACCAGGTGaacttattatttttttgtggcAGATGTTACCCCAGCCACGTTTGAAACACCAGAAGTGCACCCAGGTGGCCTTGCAGTGGGAAATAAATCTAAAGCTGGCATCAAGACTGCAGAGGAAGGTAGGAGAATTATGTTTCTCTAGCtgaattctgaaaagaaattgtCTGCCAGCAGCTGGCCACTTGTACATTTCACCTTTACAATAAATTGCTGTAAATGCCATAAAAGGGTTTATTGAAAGTTGGTTGTATGAGTTCCAAGCCTGATTTATTACTGCAGCACTCGTGTGGATCTGTTTCTTTGACCAAGCTATGTGTTAGTTATTGGTGTGTCTGTGGAAGGCTTGCTGCCAGAGGGTTAAGAGGTAGATACAGTGCTCTCGCAGAAAGGGAGGCATTAACCTTCCTCAggcttcttcccttctcttgttaggagaagcagagaaagatGATAAAGATGCTCTTCCCAGCCTGGACACCTTCTTGGCAAAGCACACGAGTGAGGATAATGCTTCCTTTGAGCAGATCATGGAAGTGgccaaggagaaggagaaagtcAAGCACGCCTGGCTGTACAGCGCAGAGGAGGAGTACACCCGGGTAGGGAATTGCCTCAGCTCTGTCTCTGCCCTTCCAgagggacactgcagggaaatTCCATTGCACTGTGTTTCTGCTAAGGCTCAGTTTCCTGAGTCTTGTCACTGTTCTTTGCTTCCTTGAGCAGTcctgtttttccccttctgtcaCACAAGAACAGCACTGGCTTAGCTGCTGAGGGTTtgtcttttctgaaagctttgAGACTGCAAAGCACTGCACAGAGTGCAGGTATTGCTGTCCTTGGCAGCCTCTTCTGTAAGAAGCAGCAccagggagagcagctgagcACAGTTCCTGTTGTTTGTCCATCAGCCCTTCATTATTTGCAGTTTGATTGTCTgtcttatttcagttttcagtttctgttaTCGGTAATAACCCACTGAGCCGCTGAAGCACAGAACTGCACGAGCatggctggctgtgctgccttcctCAGCTACCTGCAGGGGAGCTCCAAGAGCTCTTCTGGGCTTGCCTTAGTCTGTAACCGTCAGCAGTGAGCAGCTGGCACAGATATGTCATTGATGGATGTGGGATGCAGTGCCTTTTCATGGAGTTTGGCACTGATGTATGGgtgtttgctgctgttgttttgagggagtgttatttttttatccCAGCTATCCCTCAGAGTCTGTTACATACCTTATGCAAAGTGTTCTAGGGCAGGTGGCTGAGCTTGTGACTGAGCTCTCCAAGTTGTGTCTGCCTGAATTAAAGATTGCAGGAGGTTgcttcagactttttttttaccttttaaatttttttcccattgctcTTTCAGCGACAAAATGAAAACCTGGCACTTCCTTCAGCTGAGCAGCAAGCCCTGGAAAATGTGAAAGCTGGTCTGGATACCTGGGAATACACAGCTCGAAACACCCTCATGTATTATCCAACAGGTGAGGCATTTCTTCTACATGGGTTGGTTCCAAACTCTGCTTACAGCATTTCTGTACatgcctgagcagctctgacaggtaatgctgtgctttttcttctgtaaagttGTTTTTAAGAAGtgagtatttttccttttttccttagtCTCTGATTCCAAAGTTTGGTTGTGTTCTATTTGCCATTGAAAGCTCATCTGTCTTATAGAAGTACTTGTtctcagcagccacagctctttCCTGGTCTGTCTTCTTTATGAGCACTTGTCGTCTTCATTCATTGTTCTCTTCTGCTCGAAGAATCCTTCTTGGACTTGTTAGTCTGTTTGTTGCTATATTAgcaatatattatatatatttttgtaaatgtagttttcttttttggctaTAAATGTACGATTGATAATTTCTGTGAACCAGTGAAGTAGGGAAATGAGCcctttttaaaagatatttgtCTTTTCAAGGTGTACCTGATGAGAGTGAAGTCTTTAAGAAGCCCAGGGAAGTTGTGCATCGAAACACCCGTTTTGTGAAGGACCCTTTTAGCCAAGCCGTGAGCAAATCACAGCTCCAACAAGCTGCAGCCCTCAATGCTCAGGTTggataattttactttttactcAGACCTAGTTAGTCTTCGCCCTCTGGTGTGGTTCACCCCCCAGACCTATGTGTGTGCTGGATACAGCTGACTCTCACCTTTCTCCACACGAGTGACATtgtcctttttatttcagtacaAACAGGGCAAAGTGGGACCCGATGGGAAAGAGCTGATACCCCAAGAGTCTCCAAAAGTGAATGGGTATGGATTTGTGGCTaccccttctcctgccccaggTAAgagaatttctttatttcttctgctttaagAGGACTGTTACTGCACCTACTTTGATGCTCTGTTCAACGTTAGGGTGTCACTACAGGGTGAGATGGGGAGGTAAAGCCTcgtgccagctggatgcaggcCTTCAGTCCTAGTCCAGTACCCGGGTAGGAGAAGTCACACTGCACCAAGAGGCTCTGAGCAAGTTGCTGTGCTATTGCTCAGGAATTATCTAGCTGTGGGGTACTTTCAGTTAGAACAAACTGATTCTTTTTCTCCGAGTTGAAACGTGGTATCTGAATTTGTAGTTGTTCTGCACCAGCCACGCTGTTTGCCTGTGCTTTATGTGGTTATGCCAACACCTGAACGTACTGGGGCTTTCCCTCTGGAAAACCTGTAGGTGGCGTTCGGAGCACCTCCTTTCTCCATCCTGAATGCCTTTTCCAAACCCTGGACCAGTGGGATTTTCCCACCAGAGACTTAATTGGGCTCTTAGAATGCTTTGTACACCTGTTAGACAAGGTGCAGTCACTGTTTGGTACAGGCTGCCCCTGAGGTGATTGGAGGGTGCATTTGGCTATTATATGTTCTTTAAGTCCTCTGCCtgttttcttacttttaaaGAGTTTCCCATGCTGAAGGTGTTTTCCTGCAGTAGCAGAGGGAAGGACTAGTACTGTAGAGGGAGAAATGAAAGCATCACTAATCAAAAGCTtagcaaatggaaaaatgaagaCATGGAAAGGGTGGTGCTTGGTTTTTGTAACTGTGAGGGTGACACAGCTATAGGCAATCCCTTTTAATGGGAATCACATATTACTATTCACAGTGGCTGTGATTTCCTCTGCAGTGGAGGGGCTCCTTTGTTGATGAATTTACTGCATTCTCTAatttgcttctctctctctctctctttttttttttttttttttttttttttttttttttttttttttttttttgtggtgaaTGAATAGTCAAATTAGTCAAATGTCTTGCATGGGCATAACttgttgtatttgtttttaGGTGTGAATGAGTCGCCTTTTATGACGTGGGGTGAAATTGAAAGCACCCCTTTGCGTCTGGAAGGGTCAGAAAGACCATATGTGGACAGAACACCAGGACCAGCTTTCAAGGTATTTCATGTCAGCAAGTTAGCATGACATTCTTTTCTGGGGTGGAAAAACTCAAATGGGAAAGGCAAATGGGAAGTAGTAGATTAACATGGAGTGTGACACGTGGCTGAGTGGTGTTCCCAGTCCTTGAAACTAATAATCTAGTTTGTGCTTGGAGGGTGGAGGTGAGCATGGATCCACATGAAATCTTCTTGGTGGAGCTACCTGAGGTAGAATGCACACTGCTGGCAGGAGAATGAGATTCTGCATTTGGTGGTGGGCCCAGACAGAGGGGCTTTCAGAGGAAGCTGAAAACACGCtcaatttttctgattttaatgtGTGAATAGGTGGAAATTTTAgcattttcctctgtcttttaaCTTCTGGCTGTTGCAGCCTGAGGTATATCAGTTGAGAGTAGAAAA
This window of the Hirundo rustica isolate bHirRus1 chromosome 17, bHirRus1.pri.v3, whole genome shotgun sequence genome carries:
- the ESS2 gene encoding splicing factor ESS-2 homolog codes for the protein MEAIPVPPASPAALVPATAAGPVAVTGKEVVSPAPRPPKKILDEEAYIESLEKIIQRDFFPDVEKLRAQKDYLEAEENGDLEKMRQIAIKFGSSLSKSLRDTPAPYVTPATFETPEVHPGGLAVGNKSKAGIKTAEEGEAEKDDKDALPSLDTFLAKHTSEDNASFEQIMEVAKEKEKVKHAWLYSAEEEYTRRQNENLALPSAEQQALENVKAGLDTWEYTARNTLMYYPTGVPDESEVFKKPREVVHRNTRFVKDPFSQAVSKSQLQQAAALNAQYKQGKVGPDGKELIPQESPKVNGYGFVATPSPAPGVNESPFMTWGEIESTPLRLEGSERPYVDRTPGPAFKILEPGRRERLGLKMANEVAAKNRAKKQEALRKVTENLASLTPKGLSPAMSPALQRLVNRTASKYTDKALRASYTPSPAHTGTPGYKTPASGPQTPQSTPQSRTVSQTPVSQDTTSITDNLLQLPKRRKASDFF